A genomic stretch from Methanobrevibacter sp. includes:
- the pyrG gene encoding glutamine hydrolyzing CTP synthase, with amino-acid sequence MTKYIIITGGVVSSIGKGITSASIGRILRSYGLEVAAIKIDPYLNWDSGTLNPYQHGEVFVTYDGMETDLDLGHYERFLDVELPGISNITTGKVYQSVISKERKGDFLGACVQIIPHITNEIKEMVREISAKDDYDVVLVELGGTVGDIESQPFLEALRQLRNEEGSENVMFVHVTFVPYLNAAGEFKTKPTQHSTKELRSMGINPTMIVLRSQEHIDDDIKRKIAHFCDVEFEAVVNTPDAQSIYEVPLVLDRENAGQFISDRINLGIDFENDKNTLGEWEEIVNSLKIQSPVVTIGIVGKYVELEDAYISIRESLHHAAAKIGAKMNIVYLSSDVDVDNEEELKAFQEELSKLDGILIPGGFGDRGVEGKLQAVDYAIENEVPIFGICLGMQCMVIQFARRIGMEDANSSEFKENLKYPVIDMMEEQKKIKNMGGTMRLGAYDCKLIDGTKTKEAYGEDLIQERHRHRFEYNNEYRDVLTENGLVIAGTTPDDFLVEIVELPDHPWFIGCQFHPEFKSRPNNAHPLFASFVKASFDNKE; translated from the coding sequence CTGACAAAATATATTATAATAACTGGTGGAGTAGTTAGTTCCATAGGAAAAGGAATTACTTCTGCATCCATTGGCCGTATATTACGTTCATACGGCTTGGAGGTTGCAGCTATTAAAATTGACCCATATTTAAACTGGGATTCTGGTACCTTAAACCCATATCAGCATGGTGAAGTGTTTGTAACCTATGATGGTATGGAAACTGACCTTGACTTAGGTCACTATGAAAGGTTCCTGGACGTAGAGCTTCCAGGAATATCTAACATCACTACCGGTAAGGTCTATCAATCTGTCATTTCAAAGGAAAGAAAAGGTGATTTCCTAGGAGCTTGTGTGCAGATCATCCCTCATATCACAAATGAGATTAAGGAAATGGTACGTGAAATTTCCGCTAAGGACGACTATGATGTTGTCTTAGTTGAATTGGGAGGTACCGTAGGGGATATCGAAAGCCAGCCATTCCTAGAAGCATTGAGACAACTGAGAAACGAGGAAGGTTCTGAAAATGTAATGTTCGTCCATGTGACCTTTGTTCCTTACTTGAATGCTGCAGGTGAATTCAAGACAAAGCCAACTCAACACTCCACAAAAGAATTGAGAAGCATGGGTATCAACCCTACCATGATCGTTTTAAGAAGCCAGGAACACATTGATGATGATATAAAAAGAAAGATAGCTCACTTCTGTGACGTGGAATTTGAAGCTGTTGTAAACACTCCTGATGCTCAATCAATCTATGAGGTTCCTTTGGTATTGGATAGGGAAAATGCCGGCCAGTTCATATCCGATAGAATCAATTTGGGAATTGATTTTGAAAATGACAAGAATACTCTTGGAGAATGGGAAGAGATTGTAAACTCCCTAAAGATACAAAGCCCTGTTGTGACAATCGGTATTGTAGGCAAATATGTTGAATTGGAAGACGCTTATATCAGTATAAGGGAATCATTGCACCACGCAGCAGCTAAAATCGGAGCTAAAATGAATATTGTATATCTCAGTTCTGATGTTGATGTGGACAATGAGGAAGAATTGAAGGCTTTCCAAGAAGAGCTCTCCAAGCTTGACGGTATCTTAATCCCTGGAGGATTTGGTGACCGTGGTGTGGAAGGTAAGCTACAGGCTGTTGACTATGCAATAGAAAACGAGGTTCCTATCTTCGGTATCTGTTTAGGTATGCAATGTATGGTAATCCAATTTGCAAGAAGAATTGGAATGGAAGATGCAAACAGCAGTGAATTTAAGGAAAACCTCAAATACCCTGTCATTGACATGATGGAAGAGCAAAAGAAAATCAAGAATATGGGTGGAACCATGCGTTTAGGTGCTTATGACTGCAAATTGATTGACGGCACCAAAACAAAAGAGGCATATGGTGAAGACCTCATTCAGGAAAGGCACAGACACAGATTTGAATACAACAATGAATATAGGGATGTCTTGACAGAAAACGGTCTTGTGATTGCAGGTACAACCCCTGATGATTTCCTGGTTGAAATTGTGGAATTGCCTGACCATCCTTGGTTCATTGGATGTCAATTCCATCCAGAGTTCAAATCAAGACCAAACAATGCGCATCCATTGTTTGCTTCATTCGTGAAGGCTTCTTTTGATAACAAGGAATAA
- a CDS encoding ATPase, which translates to MDDFLSNFVLKDDEKDLSDSKKDVMKFLKQIGVDTRFVSFFDDDGDIKLYIENLRFSKFSKKRRETFNRHYPDIEVVRSSLFQKICSRSSKTLAESLSPKERILIPRMDNDYNKFLYIVIEPYSRKYGIRFIEYDENISADDFDSVISPLNLNQEVNHILNDIFDGKGIEWDRKLNLSNIYDLDLKDKDIIFPFINVPQEWINDFLGIEKEYEIDYENEDIAESFMGFLTEINPQFKENVLAASSFLESHQKQ; encoded by the coding sequence ATGGATGATTTTCTATCAAATTTTGTTTTGAAAGATGATGAAAAGGATCTGTCTGATTCAAAGAAGGATGTTATGAAGTTCTTAAAACAAATAGGTGTTGACACCCGCTTTGTTAGCTTCTTTGATGATGATGGAGACATTAAGCTTTATATAGAAAATCTCCGCTTTTCAAAGTTTTCCAAAAAAAGAAGAGAAACCTTCAATAGGCATTATCCTGATATTGAGGTTGTAAGGTCATCTCTTTTTCAAAAGATCTGTTCAAGGTCTTCAAAGACATTGGCAGAGTCCTTAAGCCCAAAGGAAAGGATTCTCATTCCAAGAATGGATAATGATTACAACAAGTTTTTATACATAGTGATTGAGCCTTATTCAAGAAAATATGGCATAAGATTCATTGAATATGATGAAAACATCAGTGCAGATGACTTTGATTCTGTCATTTCCCCATTGAACCTAAATCAGGAAGTAAATCATATTCTTAATGATATCTTTGATGGAAAGGGAATCGAATGGGATAGGAAATTAAACTTATCCAATATTTATGATTTGGACTTAAAGGATAAGGACATCATATTCCCATTTATAAACGTTCCTCAAGAGTGGATAAATGACTTCTTAGGCATTGAAAAGGAATATGAGATAGACTATGAAAACGAAGACATTGCAGAGTCATTCATGGGATTCTTGACTGAGATAAATCCACAATTCAAGGAGAATGTTTTGGCTGCATCTTCATTTTTGGAAAGTCATCAAAAACAATGA
- the aroE gene encoding shikimate dehydrogenase, translating into MVDGKTKILGVIGDPIEHTFSPAMHNAGLDALNLNYIYLPFHVKEDRLGECIQGAKAMGIEGLNVTIPHKTNVMKHLDDIDSVASMIGAVNTIQFNFDENNESSNQNNETYVTTKGFNTDGYGCVRAIKEKTSINNKKVTITGAGGAARAVAFQIASSGIDELSILNRNSSKAESLANDLESNLSEAGIDITINSCEIENLKRELDSSDIFIDTTPIGMYPNVDDKPIASADMLHEELVVNDIVYTPMETSLIKEALKANAEVVYGYKMLLYQGIRSFEIWLGRDAPVDVMEKALLDVLGI; encoded by the coding sequence ATGGTAGATGGAAAAACAAAAATATTAGGAGTTATTGGAGACCCTATTGAACACACTTTCTCTCCAGCTATGCATAATGCTGGACTTGATGCTTTAAATCTAAATTACATTTATCTTCCATTCCATGTTAAGGAAGACAGATTAGGTGAATGCATTCAAGGTGCAAAGGCTATGGGAATTGAAGGTTTGAATGTAACAATACCCCATAAAACCAATGTCATGAAACACCTTGATGATATCGATTCAGTAGCTTCAATGATTGGTGCAGTAAACACCATTCAATTTAATTTTGATGAAAATAATGAGTCATCCAATCAAAATAATGAAACTTATGTTACAACAAAAGGATTTAACACTGATGGATATGGATGTGTCCGTGCAATTAAGGAAAAAACTTCAATAAATAACAAAAAAGTTACCATCACAGGTGCAGGTGGAGCAGCAAGGGCAGTTGCATTTCAGATAGCAAGCAGTGGAATAGATGAGCTGTCAATATTGAATCGTAATTCAAGCAAAGCCGAATCACTTGCAAATGATCTGGAATCCAATTTAAGTGAAGCAGGTATTGATATAACTATAAATAGCTGTGAAATTGAGAATCTGAAAAGGGAATTGGACAGTTCAGACATATTTATAGACACAACACCTATTGGAATGTATCCGAATGTGGATGATAAGCCAATAGCAAGTGCAGATATGCTTCATGAGGAGCTTGTTGTAAATGATATCGTTTACACTCCTATGGAAACATCCTTGATAAAGGAGGCATTAAAGGCCAATGCAGAAGTTGTTTATGGATATAAGATGCTATTGTATCAAGGAATCAGAAGTTTTGAAATCTGGTTGGGCAGAGATGCTCCAGTGGATGTTATGGAAAAGGCATTATTGGATGTTTTAGGTATTTGA
- a CDS encoding DUF2115 family protein, whose protein sequence is MFEKFDALIGEDDKISKDDLMVVLKDELTDVSVFDLMIISAEIIENNKYVQESYQEKSKKIYIDFFLNRVKEIRSNDTVYNDYFNRDGFVEKLNNLKEIYKSISTDRKNKSPLINLVVSLYTTFVLDEPIHPIGTPFPGSLEVIMENGVYYCPVKEANMNTPNSVCRLCIAEQLDF, encoded by the coding sequence ATGTTTGAAAAGTTTGATGCATTGATAGGGGAAGACGATAAAATATCAAAGGACGATCTTATGGTTGTCTTAAAGGATGAGCTTACTGATGTTTCTGTTTTTGATTTGATGATCATATCTGCTGAAATCATTGAAAACAACAAATATGTTCAGGAATCCTATCAAGAAAAAAGCAAAAAGATTTACATAGACTTTTTCTTAAACAGAGTGAAGGAAATAAGAAGCAATGATACTGTTTATAATGATTATTTCAATAGGGATGGCTTTGTAGAAAAACTAAACAATTTAAAGGAGATTTACAAATCTATTTCTACAGATAGAAAAAACAAAAGCCCATTAATTAATTTGGTGGTATCCCTTTACACTACATTTGTGCTTGATGAGCCTATTCATCCTATTGGAACTCCTTTCCCTGGCTCTTTAGAGGTCATTATGGAAAATGGAGTCTATTATTGCCCAGTTAAAGAGGCTAATATGAATACTCCGAATTCTGTGTGCAGGCTTTGCATAGCTGAACAGTTAGATTTTTAG
- a CDS encoding DUF2115 domain-containing protein has product MFEELHELLEDKKISKNDLLAILKEKAQKISVFDLMDANKYILQDVEFVQDKYQDDFRQAYVKQFIGHINNIKKDNTDYDSMGKKERIDKKQFEKSLEDLHNVYDGVDFDKDKVQLIYCLVSLYATFILNEPIHSLDTPFPGNLKIKKLGKFYYCPVKATQKNTEGAVCNICISREIDYDPKLNASS; this is encoded by the coding sequence ATGTTTGAAGAATTGCATGAACTCTTAGAGGATAAAAAGATTTCAAAGAATGATCTTTTGGCTATTTTAAAGGAAAAAGCCCAAAAGATATCTGTTTTTGATTTGATGGATGCCAATAAGTATATACTTCAGGATGTGGAGTTTGTACAGGATAAATATCAGGATGACTTCCGTCAAGCTTATGTCAAGCAATTCATTGGCCATATAAACAATATTAAAAAGGACAATACCGATTATGACAGCATGGGCAAAAAGGAGAGAATTGATAAGAAACAGTTTGAAAAGTCATTAGAGGATTTGCATAATGTTTATGATGGTGTGGACTTTGACAAGGATAAGGTACAGCTTATTTACTGTTTAGTATCTCTTTATGCCACATTTATATTGAATGAGCCTATTCATTCACTGGACACTCCTTTCCCAGGCAATTTGAAGATTAAGAAGTTAGGTAAGTTCTATTATTGTCCTGTTAAGGCAACTCAAAAGAATACTGAAGGGGCAGTTTGCAATATCTGCATTTCACGCGAGATTGATTATGATCCGAAATTAAATGCAAGCAGTTAA